Proteins from a single region of Candidatus Baltobacteraceae bacterium:
- a CDS encoding serine hydrolase — translation MRRWFGSILALSLLSAFPIVAQAAVVRVFTADQTRAVDRIANAEISSNRTPGLGIGIVEDGRLVYAHGFGVSNIAKRVRAGAATEFFAGSISKQFTAAAVLLLAQNKKLSLDDRVTKYVPELTVAGNATLKELLQQTSGLPDYTHAPGITGDLTRPIKFDALIKAVDTMKPSFDPGTKFEYNNFNYMVAALVVSRVSGVPYSVYLQTKIFEPLLMSSTFVAGDQGISPAHAVGYTRVNGRFVPVKPWNPTWLFGAGSLVTNVFDLSKWDIGMPLLLNVDSVSALWTPSGAPGAMAYGMGWVIDQRGGHRYIWHNGEIAGYHAMNALLPDEHIAVIVLANCDGFGSDSTVAPEKVASDILDVVAPLPPAHVDSVVVERAKDWLVKLAAVNIDRTQLTQKFNEYLTDDLVAKTNVKALGKLLSITPTSSYQQGGDTVYVFLTHFEGGTYDYDFTLTPDGKIDGLLLRSRPKT, via the coding sequence ATGCGGAGATGGTTCGGCTCCATACTAGCGCTGAGTTTGCTATCGGCCTTCCCGATCGTCGCGCAGGCCGCCGTAGTGCGCGTCTTTACCGCGGATCAGACCCGCGCGGTCGACCGTATCGCGAATGCGGAGATTTCGAGCAACCGGACCCCGGGTCTCGGGATCGGAATCGTTGAGGACGGCCGACTCGTCTACGCGCACGGCTTCGGCGTATCGAACATCGCCAAGCGCGTCCGCGCGGGCGCCGCGACCGAGTTTTTCGCGGGATCGATCAGCAAGCAGTTCACGGCTGCAGCCGTCCTGCTCTTAGCGCAAAACAAAAAGCTCTCGCTCGACGATCGCGTCACGAAATACGTGCCGGAACTCACCGTCGCCGGTAACGCAACGCTCAAGGAGCTGCTGCAGCAAACCTCCGGTCTGCCCGATTACACGCACGCGCCCGGCATCACCGGGGATCTGACCCGTCCGATTAAGTTCGATGCGTTGATCAAAGCGGTCGATACGATGAAACCGTCGTTCGATCCGGGCACCAAATTCGAATACAACAACTTCAACTACATGGTCGCGGCGCTCGTCGTCTCGCGCGTGAGCGGCGTCCCGTATTCGGTCTACCTGCAGACGAAGATCTTCGAACCGCTGCTGATGTCATCCACGTTCGTCGCCGGCGATCAGGGCATTTCGCCGGCCCACGCGGTAGGCTACACGCGCGTCAACGGGCGTTTCGTTCCGGTAAAACCCTGGAATCCAACCTGGCTTTTTGGAGCCGGCAGCCTGGTAACCAACGTCTTCGATCTCTCGAAATGGGATATCGGCATGCCGCTCTTGCTCAACGTCGATAGCGTCTCGGCTCTGTGGACGCCCAGCGGCGCGCCCGGCGCGATGGCGTACGGCATGGGGTGGGTCATCGACCAGCGCGGCGGCCATCGGTATATCTGGCACAATGGCGAGATCGCCGGGTATCACGCGATGAACGCGCTGCTTCCCGACGAGCACATCGCGGTGATCGTTTTGGCCAACTGCGACGGATTCGGCAGCGACAGCACCGTTGCGCCTGAGAAAGTGGCCAGCGATATTCTCGACGTCGTCGCCCCGCTGCCGCCGGCGCACGTCGATAGCGTGGTCGTCGAACGCGCGAAAGATTGGCTGGTCAAACTGGCCGCGGTTAACATCGATCGCACGCAGCTCACGCAAAAATTCAACGAGTATCTAACCGACGATCTCGTTGCGAAGACGAATGTAAAAGCGCTCGGGAAGCTCCTCTCGATAACGCCGACCTCGAGCTATCAACAGGGCGGCGATACCGTGTACGTGTTTCTCACGCACTTCGAAGGCGGAACGTACGACTACGACTTCACGCTCACGCCCGATGGAAAGATCGACGGCCTCCTCTTGCGATCGAGGCCCAAAACCTAA
- a CDS encoding DUF4142 domain-containing protein, producing the protein MRLISKVTIVSTLALAIASAPALARAASLSPADAAYLQTAIQTQLGRYAIGSIGAHKATTGALRAVGQAMAADANADNRALRQVAKANGVAPPTKPTLVARYHYSQISSENGRTFDRSFVRAVVIDDREALDANMHEVKSGRNPQLQSIAKKNIHALKSEIGRVQKYTS; encoded by the coding sequence ATGAGACTCATTTCAAAAGTCACTATCGTTTCCACCCTCGCACTCGCCATAGCAAGCGCTCCGGCGCTGGCGCGCGCCGCCTCACTTTCGCCGGCAGATGCGGCGTATTTACAGACCGCGATTCAAACGCAGCTAGGCCGCTACGCGATCGGGTCGATCGGCGCACATAAGGCGACGACCGGTGCCCTTAGAGCCGTGGGGCAAGCGATGGCCGCCGATGCGAACGCCGACAATCGCGCGCTGAGGCAAGTCGCCAAGGCTAACGGCGTCGCCCCGCCGACGAAGCCGACGCTCGTGGCCAGGTATCATTACTCGCAGATCTCTTCCGAAAACGGCAGGACCTTCGATCGCAGTTTCGTGCGAGCGGTAGTAATCGACGACCGTGAGGCGCTCGATGCCAATATGCACGAGGTGAAATCGGGCCGCAATCCGCAGTTGCAGTCGATCGCCAAAAAGAATATCCACGCCCTGAAGTCCGAAATCGGCCGGGTCCAAAAGTATACGTCGTAG